The following are encoded together in the Schistocerca americana isolate TAMUIC-IGC-003095 chromosome 6, iqSchAmer2.1, whole genome shotgun sequence genome:
- the LOC124619734 gene encoding vesicle-associated membrane protein 4-like, producing MPPKFKKTVPQEDLVAAKDEERASLLEQQSGSEEDEGFFLNSPSTKREKKTLENERIKQVHGQITEVIETLRDNVKIIDRGKRLEELQDTSDRLTAASIDFREASNRMKRRAWAQQMRTRAVLIAVCIILLVGLIVPVIVHYSRA from the exons ATGCCGCCCAAGTTTAAGAAAACTGTGCCTCAAGAAGATTTAGTGGCCGCCAAAGATGAGGAAAGA GCTTCACTGTTGGAACAACAAAGTGGAAGTGAGGAAGATGAAGGTTTCTTTCTTAA TTCTCCATCAACAAAACGTGAAAAGAAAACCTTAGAAAACGAACGTATTAAACA AGTCCatggtcagatcaccgaagtaattGAAACATTAAGagataatgtgaaaatcatagacaGAGGCAAACGTCTTGAAGAACTACAGGACACATCAGACAGATTGACAGCTGCGAGTATAGATTTCAGGGAAGCTTCTAACCGAATGAAAAGACGTGCCTGGGCTCAGCAGATGAGAACGCGAGCCGTATTAATTGCAGTTTGCATCATACTATTGGTGGGTTTGATAG TTCCAGTCATCGTCCATTATTCCCGAGCCTGA
- the LOC124619311 gene encoding CCAAT/enhancer-binding protein-like, giving the protein MDSPQMYDNAHPSVTSVDIAAKKVLVNGQNSSPISSINNTGKATGAILLKHQQYHLQEHQGDLADLNTPEISLDLQNLIEDSQFNEGLFTEILNGQPHGVVKNAHHSHHHHHSHHPHAGHHPHPAAQHLPSHHPSARSANTASLLGSAYPRTTLAYMPQPVHSGATYNSAAAVTAANGANSNGSTVSENSSSASTGSVPSIKEEPLDPADFRGAACQQQGGGSGGANAAVPVPYSGAAYSPPSGNFVSNGGGSTFTTLVTPGAAAAAAAAAAAAVHGHHPHPHHHPHQLLAAATLGAAKAGGAPAPPPSAPKPPQMHHHGSAGGGGRKSSKAIDKASDEYRRRRERNNIAVRKSREKAKIRSRETEEKVKLLVKENERLQKRIELLTEELNVLRSLFANVGVVPEQLHREINKHLDAFQQQHQGL; this is encoded by the coding sequence ATGGATTCGCCGCAAATGTATGACAACGCTCATCCTTCAGTAACGTCAGTGGACATTGCGGCTAAAAAAGTGCTAGTGAACGGTCAGAATAGCAGCCCCATCTCGTCGATCAACAACACAGGCAAGGCTACAGGTGCGATTCTTCTGAAGCATCAACAGTACCACCTGCAAGAGCACCAGGGAGATCTGGCAGACCTGAATACCCCGGAGATATCGTTAGATCTGCAGAATCTAATAGAGGACAGTCAGTTTAACGAAGGACTTTTTACGGAAATTTTGAACGGGCAGCCGCACGGTGTAGTGAAGAACGCGCACCAcagccaccaccaccatcacagccACCACCCGCACGCCGGCCACCACCCTCACCCCGCGGCGCAGCATCTGCCTTCGCACCACCCTTCCGCGCGCTCGGCCAACACGGCTTCGCTGCTCGGCTCCGCGTACCCCCGCACTACTTTGGCGTATATGCCCCAGCCCGTCCACTCGGGCGCGACTTACAACTCTGCGGCGGCAGTCACCGCCGCGAACGGCGCTAACTCGAACGGCAGCACCGTCTCCGAGAACAGCTCGTCGGCGTCGACGGGCTCCGTGCCGAGCATCAAAGAGGAACCACTGGATCCTGCGGATTTCCGCGGCGCCGCATGCCAGCAGCagggaggcggcagcggcggcgccaaTGCAGCCGTGCCAGTGCCGTACTCCGGCGCGGCCTACTCGCCCCCGTCCGGTAACTTCGTCAGCAACGGGGGCGGCTCGACGTTCACGACGCTGGTGACGCCCggcgccgcggcggcggcggccgctgcggcggcggcggccgtgcACGGCCACCACCCGCACCCGCACCACCACCCCCATCAGCTGCTGGCCGCGGCGACTCTGGGCGCCGCCAAGGCCGGGGGTGCGCCCGCGCCGCCTCCGTCCGCCCCCAAGCCGCCGCAGATGCACCACCACGGctcggcgggcggcggcggccgcAAGAGCTCGAAGGCGATCGACAAGGCCAGCGACGAGTACCGCCGGAGGCGAGAGCGCAACAACATCGCGGTGCGCAAGTCGCGCGAGAAGGCGAAGATTCGGTCGCGGGAGACGGAGGAGAAGGTGAAGCTGCTCGTCAAGGAAAACGAACGCCTGCAGAAACGCATCGAGCTGCTGACGGAAGAGCTGAACGTGCTGCGGTCGCTGTTTGCCAACGTGGGTGTCGTCCCGGAGCAGCTGCACCGCGAGATCAACAAGCACCTGGATGCCTTCCAGCAGCAGCACCAGGGCCTGTGA